CGCCGCGGTGACGGGGAAGATTGAGGTGAGAAAGGTAAATTCATGAACCACGAAAGACACGAAATACACGAACAAAAGCCTTTCGTGTATTTTGAGTGGTTCGTGGTCGATAAGCTTCTTAAAATAGATATTTGGGAGGCATTATGGGTGAGATACTATACAAAGACGAGGGTTACGCAATTCAAGGCGCGATTTTTGAAGTGTATCGGGAAATGGGATGTGGGTTTCTGGAAGCAGTTTATCAGGAATGTCTTGCCAAAGAATTTTCACGGCGGAACGTGCCGTTTGCCTCTCAAGTTGATCTGACCATATTCTATAAAGGCGAGAAGCTGCAGCAGGCTTATAAACCGGATTTCATTTGTTACGACAAAATCATCGTTGAATTGAAAGCCGTTAAAGCCATCGACGACGTGCATCGGGCGCAAGTTTTCAATTATCTGAAAGCGACCGGTTTGCGGCTGGGTTTGTTGGTCAATTTTGGGCATTATCCCAAGGCGACTATTGAGAGGAT
The genomic region above belongs to Cytophagia bacterium CHB2 and contains:
- a CDS encoding GxxExxY protein codes for the protein MGEILYKDEGYAIQGAIFEVYREMGCGFLEAVYQECLAKEFSRRNVPFASQVDLTIFYKGEKLQQAYKPDFICYDKIIVELKAVKAIDDVHRAQVFNYLKATGLRLGLLVNFGHYPKATIERIIL